Proteins encoded within one genomic window of Streptomyces profundus:
- a CDS encoding APC family permease has translation MPSPSAPLPQLDEEQVEVLRRVGREWGRAAGPSEAWRRALPVAPDLGGFPAPGEIRPAALGRHVRISSLGGESPAIELTEGDGPERGRRARAAHLLRRTVLGMPLRSSAIARERLRKRVALPVLSADALSSVAYGPEALLAVLVLGGAAGLAYATPLAAVIVVLMVSVALSYRQTIRAYPHGGGSYLVASANLGRTPGLLAAAGLMTDYVLTVSVSIAAGVAAIAPVLPALARSPVPLGVAVILVLLAGNLRGVRQAGRLFAVPTYAFVLAMVVLVVAGLHQAAGRGFTPATPPHPNATEAVTLLLVLRALASGSTAMTGIEAISNAVPVFRPKEWRNARTTLTWMICLLVVLFTGMMTLVHLTGVVPNHQETLLSQLAHEVLGSGALYVFVQLATAGVLLLAANTAYNDFPRVLFLLARDWHAPRVFLRLGDRLAFSHGIILLSAAATLIFVAFGGRTAALIPLYAVGVFLAFTLSQAGMVVHWHQTRDPHRLRSLLLNAVGCTLSGIVFLAAVVTKFLTGAWVAVLTIGGFVLLTKRIRAHYDRVGEALRLHPHALELPTSGCRVPAPDPAAPPEPDAPAGQGSKASPAVVPEDASEAEAEAETEEAPEQIHHLSIVPVAVLDLAGMRALAYAAALRQPVLALHISPSDAEAERFRDNWREWGDHLPLEVVVTPYRAIVAPMIDYIEVLHRQRPDLTVTVILPEIVPRQRRYRLLHSRIAGRLRRSLRTLPKIVVTTVPFHV, from the coding sequence ATGCCCAGCCCGTCCGCGCCGCTGCCCCAGCTCGACGAGGAACAGGTCGAGGTGCTGCGTCGGGTGGGACGTGAGTGGGGCAGGGCGGCGGGCCCCTCGGAAGCCTGGCGCCGCGCGCTTCCGGTGGCACCGGATCTCGGCGGCTTCCCCGCGCCCGGCGAGATCCGGCCGGCCGCCCTCGGCCGGCATGTCCGCATCTCCTCCCTCGGCGGCGAGTCGCCCGCGATCGAGCTGACCGAGGGCGACGGGCCAGAACGCGGTCGGCGGGCGAGGGCCGCCCATCTGCTGCGCCGCACCGTGCTCGGCATGCCGCTGCGCAGCAGCGCCATCGCCAGGGAACGGCTGCGCAAGCGCGTGGCGCTGCCGGTGCTCTCCGCCGACGCGCTCTCCTCGGTCGCCTACGGTCCGGAGGCGCTGCTGGCCGTGCTGGTGCTCGGCGGGGCCGCCGGACTCGCCTACGCCACGCCGCTGGCGGCGGTCATCGTCGTCCTGATGGTGTCGGTCGCGCTCTCCTACCGGCAGACCATTCGCGCCTACCCGCACGGCGGCGGCTCCTACCTGGTCGCCAGCGCCAACCTCGGTCGGACGCCGGGGCTGCTGGCCGCAGCCGGGCTGATGACGGACTACGTGCTGACCGTCTCGGTGTCGATCGCCGCCGGGGTCGCCGCGATCGCCCCCGTCCTGCCCGCGCTGGCGCGGTCACCCGTGCCGCTGGGGGTCGCCGTGATCCTCGTGCTGCTCGCCGGGAACCTGCGCGGCGTCCGGCAGGCGGGGCGGCTGTTCGCCGTGCCCACCTACGCGTTCGTACTGGCCATGGTCGTCCTGGTGGTGGCGGGGCTGCACCAGGCCGCCGGCCGTGGCTTCACCCCCGCGACGCCCCCGCACCCCAACGCCACGGAGGCCGTCACCCTCTTGCTGGTGCTGCGGGCCCTCGCCTCCGGCTCGACGGCGATGACCGGGATCGAGGCCATCTCCAATGCCGTGCCCGTCTTCCGACCCAAGGAGTGGCGCAACGCCCGCACCACTCTGACCTGGATGATCTGCCTGCTGGTCGTCCTGTTCACCGGCATGATGACGCTGGTCCACCTCACCGGCGTGGTCCCGAACCACCAGGAGACCCTGCTCTCCCAGCTGGCGCACGAGGTCCTCGGCTCGGGGGCGCTGTATGTCTTCGTCCAACTCGCCACGGCCGGGGTCCTGTTGCTGGCGGCGAACACCGCGTACAACGACTTTCCCCGGGTGTTGTTCCTGCTGGCCCGCGACTGGCACGCTCCCCGGGTCTTCCTCCGCCTCGGCGACCGGCTCGCCTTCAGCCACGGGATCATCCTGCTCTCCGCGGCGGCGACGCTGATCTTCGTCGCCTTCGGCGGCCGGACGGCCGCCCTCATCCCGCTGTACGCGGTCGGCGTCTTCCTCGCCTTCACCCTCTCCCAGGCCGGAATGGTGGTGCACTGGCACCAGACGCGGGACCCGCACCGGCTGCGGAGCCTGCTGCTCAACGCGGTCGGCTGCACGCTCTCCGGGATCGTCTTCCTCGCCGCCGTGGTGACCAAGTTCCTGACGGGCGCCTGGGTCGCGGTGCTGACCATCGGCGGCTTCGTGCTCCTGACCAAACGCATCAGAGCCCACTACGACCGGGTGGGGGAGGCCCTACGACTCCACCCGCACGCCCTGGAGCTCCCCACCTCCGGTTGCCGGGTACCCGCCCCCGACCCGGCCGCGCCGCCGGAACCGGACGCCCCGGCCGGGCAGGGCAGCAAGGCATCGCCGGCCGTGGTCCCCGAGGACGCTTCGGAGGCGGAGGCGGAGGCGGAGACGGAGGAGGCCCCGGAGCAGATCCACCATCTCTCCATCGTCCCCGTCGCCGTCCTGGACCTCGCCGGAATGCGGGCGTTGGCCTACGCGGCGGCCCTGCGTCAGCCGGTCCTCGCCCTGCACATCAGCCCCAGCGACGCGGAGGCGGAACGCTTCCGCGACAACTGGCGCGAGTGGGGCGACCACCTGCCGCTCGAAGTCGTCGTCACCCCGTACCGAGCCATCGTCGCCCCGATGATCGACTACATCGAGGTGCTGCACCGGCAGCGGCCGGACCTCACCGTCACGGTGATCCTCCCGGAGATCGTGCCCCGGCAGCGGCGCTACCGGCTGCTGCACAGCCGCATCGCCGGCCGGCTGCGCCGCTCGCTCCGCACCCTGCCGAAGATCGTCGTCACCACCGTGCCGTTCCACGTGTGA
- a CDS encoding peptidase C39 family protein, translating into MTSTPRRTVLAAAVAAVGTATALSATPALAAGRPGRPDRPGRPGRPHADSTIEYHAWTTAADWRQGTGDGVSVVGGTRPGVRIADPVGTLEYADPHLGTTRTWEYATWLSPVRTPATPGSELIASWNTDTPAGTWVRVEARATYSDGTESPWYTLAVWASGDEDVRRASLDGQEDGKSTVWTDTLAIDDTDSGLRLASYRLRLTLHRAPGSDATPTVWRAGAMTSDVPNRFEVPASTPGVAAGIELTVPPYSQNVHVGRYPEYNNGGQAWCSPTSSQMIIESWGRAPTPEDLAWVNPDYDDPQVCHAARFTYDYEYGGCGNWPFNAAYAATYPDLEGVVTRIASLDEAEELIAAGIPLITSQSFYEAELDGAGYGTAGHLMTVVGFTDDGDVIANDPASSANSAVRRVYRRRQFENIWLRTQRYDEAGQVRGGSGGVCYLYFPTTPAPAQRRALRRLGLC; encoded by the coding sequence GTGACCAGCACCCCCCGACGCACCGTACTGGCCGCCGCCGTCGCCGCCGTGGGCACCGCCACCGCGCTGTCCGCCACCCCCGCCCTCGCCGCCGGCCGCCCGGGGAGGCCCGACCGCCCCGGCCGCCCCGGCCGACCCCACGCGGACTCCACCATCGAGTACCACGCCTGGACCACGGCCGCCGACTGGCGCCAGGGCACGGGCGACGGCGTCTCCGTCGTCGGAGGCACCCGCCCCGGCGTGCGGATCGCCGACCCGGTGGGCACCCTCGAATACGCCGACCCCCATCTGGGCACCACCAGGACCTGGGAGTACGCCACCTGGCTCTCCCCGGTGCGCACCCCGGCCACGCCGGGCAGCGAACTGATCGCCTCCTGGAACACCGACACCCCGGCCGGCACCTGGGTCCGCGTGGAGGCCCGCGCCACCTACTCCGACGGCACCGAGAGCCCCTGGTACACCCTGGCGGTCTGGGCCTCGGGCGACGAGGACGTCCGCCGCGCCTCGCTGGACGGCCAGGAGGACGGCAAGAGCACGGTCTGGACGGACACCCTCGCCATCGACGACACCGACTCGGGCCTCCGCCTCGCCTCCTACCGGCTGCGCCTCACCCTGCACCGGGCGCCGGGCAGCGACGCCACGCCCACCGTCTGGCGGGCCGGCGCGATGACCTCGGACGTCCCGAACCGCTTCGAGGTGCCGGCGAGCACCCCGGGCGTGGCCGCCGGCATCGAGCTGACCGTCCCCCCGTACTCGCAGAACGTCCACGTCGGGCGCTACCCCGAGTACAACAACGGCGGTCAGGCCTGGTGCAGCCCCACCTCCTCGCAGATGATCATCGAGTCCTGGGGGCGCGCCCCGACACCCGAGGACCTCGCCTGGGTGAACCCGGACTACGACGACCCCCAGGTCTGCCACGCGGCCAGGTTCACCTACGACTACGAGTACGGGGGCTGTGGCAACTGGCCGTTCAACGCCGCCTACGCCGCGACCTATCCGGACCTGGAGGGCGTCGTCACCCGGATCGCGTCGCTGGACGAGGCCGAGGAGCTGATCGCCGCGGGCATCCCGTTGATCACCTCGCAGTCCTTCTACGAGGCGGAGCTGGACGGCGCCGGCTACGGCACCGCGGGCCACCTGATGACCGTGGTCGGCTTCACCGACGACGGCGACGTCATCGCCAACGACCCGGCCAGCAGCGCCAACTCCGCCGTCCGCCGCGTCTACCGCCGCCGCCAGTTCGAGAACATCTGGCTGCGCACGCAACGCTACGACGAGGCGGGCCAGGTGCGGGGCGGTTCGGGGGGCGTCTGCTACCTCTACTTCCCGACCACCCCGGCCCCGGCCCAACGCCGCGCGCTGCGGCGTCTCGGGCTCTGCTGA
- a CDS encoding uridine kinase family protein, whose product MIFEGDPAELAAGLRALPPSVGPVRLVGIDGHAGSGKSTLATTLARLLPGTAVLRLDDLASHDALFDWTDTLFDQVLDPLARGEPAHYPVYDWTRRAFTGTATLPPAPVVLVEGVGAGRRALRPLLALLIWLDMPAEEAWRRGRGRDGPAQAAFWDGWQPAELRHFADDPSRPFADILMTSGGDSHHACE is encoded by the coding sequence ATGATCTTCGAAGGGGACCCGGCCGAGTTGGCGGCCGGGCTGCGCGCGCTGCCGCCCTCGGTGGGGCCGGTGCGGCTGGTCGGTATCGACGGGCACGCCGGCTCGGGCAAGAGCACCCTGGCCACCACGCTGGCCCGGCTGCTGCCCGGCACCGCGGTGCTGCGGCTGGACGACCTCGCCTCGCACGACGCGCTCTTCGACTGGACGGACACGCTGTTCGACCAGGTGCTCGATCCCCTGGCGCGCGGCGAGCCGGCCCACTACCCGGTGTACGACTGGACGCGGCGGGCGTTCACCGGCACTGCGACGCTCCCACCCGCGCCCGTGGTGCTGGTGGAGGGCGTGGGCGCGGGCCGGCGCGCCCTGCGCCCCCTTCTGGCCCTGCTGATCTGGTTGGATATGCCGGCCGAGGAGGCGTGGCGGCGGGGGCGGGGGCGGGACGGGCCGGCCCAGGCCGCGTTCTGGGACGGATGGCAACCGGCCGAGCTGCGTCATTTTGCCGATGACCCGTCAAGACCCTTTGCGGATATCCTGATGACTTCAGGGGGAGACAGTCACCATGCCTGCGAATAA
- a CDS encoding AAA family ATPase, with the protein MPSPTADLAWLRGVDAYTAAAYPEAEEEFRAAVREDPGMADAWLGLHALRTDVPVALRQMYRNRARFGEQRARHGRPLSSWYWLGWWVQPVLETERDLVLAHASQLLDGRRMAELDRALADCPAPESDPYARFLHACRCYLSKDWEGLYRYTSKLTDDPQLGVEAGLFAGMARVRLEMFDQAEPLLAAALVRCRSEHPQRKELRYWLARAREGSGRSAAAIPLYRAVQHADPEFMDTAIRLTALTHDDAEGLPLGGLGDGDDEAGLVASGGPDESPYPDRRVPSPATAAGGEWPGAEGAARFGTAGQDTTAGLAPPAPDPTLLAQTLAELDRMVGLEPVKEQVRAMSAQLRMARLRSGQGLPTQPPKRHFVFSGPSGTGKTTVARILGRVFHALGVLAHDRLVEAQRADLVGEFLGQTAVKANRLIDSALGGVLFIDEAYSLVHSGYSKGDAYGDEALQVLLKRAEDSREHLVVILAGYPEGMDRLLAANPGLGSRFATRVEFPSYRPDELTAIGELLAAEHGDSWDPEALEELRSISGHVVAEGWIDDLGNGRFLRTLYESSCAFRDVRLTESGAAPTRQELSTLRLPDLMLAYGEVLAGRARPTDDELPPLT; encoded by the coding sequence ATGCCCTCTCCCACGGCGGATCTGGCCTGGCTGCGGGGGGTGGACGCGTACACGGCCGCCGCGTACCCGGAGGCCGAGGAGGAGTTCCGCGCGGCGGTCAGGGAGGACCCGGGCATGGCCGACGCCTGGCTCGGCCTCCACGCGTTGCGCACGGACGTGCCGGTGGCGCTCCGTCAGATGTACCGCAACCGCGCCAGGTTCGGCGAGCAGCGGGCGCGGCACGGGCGGCCGTTGAGCTCCTGGTACTGGCTGGGCTGGTGGGTGCAGCCGGTGTTGGAGACGGAGCGGGACCTGGTGCTGGCGCACGCCTCGCAGTTACTCGACGGGCGCCGGATGGCGGAGCTGGACCGCGCGCTGGCCGACTGCCCCGCCCCCGAGTCCGATCCCTACGCCCGCTTCCTGCACGCCTGCCGGTGCTATCTCTCCAAGGACTGGGAGGGGCTGTACCGCTATACGTCCAAGCTCACCGACGACCCGCAACTGGGCGTGGAGGCCGGGTTGTTCGCCGGGATGGCGCGGGTGCGGCTGGAGATGTTCGACCAGGCGGAACCGCTGTTGGCGGCGGCGCTGGTGCGCTGCCGCAGCGAGCATCCGCAGCGCAAGGAGCTGCGTTACTGGCTGGCGAGGGCCCGCGAGGGCAGTGGGCGCAGCGCGGCGGCCATCCCGCTGTACCGCGCGGTCCAGCACGCCGACCCGGAGTTCATGGACACGGCGATCCGGCTGACCGCGCTCACCCATGACGACGCCGAGGGGCTGCCGTTGGGCGGCCTGGGCGACGGGGACGACGAGGCGGGTCTGGTGGCGTCCGGCGGCCCCGATGAGTCGCCCTATCCCGACCGGCGGGTGCCGTCGCCCGCCACCGCCGCCGGGGGCGAGTGGCCGGGTGCCGAGGGCGCCGCGCGCTTCGGCACGGCCGGTCAGGACACCACGGCGGGCCTGGCGCCGCCGGCCCCCGATCCGACGCTGTTGGCCCAGACGCTCGCCGAGTTGGATCGGATGGTCGGCCTGGAGCCGGTCAAGGAGCAGGTGCGGGCCATGTCGGCCCAGCTGCGGATGGCGAGGCTGCGCTCCGGGCAGGGCCTGCCGACGCAGCCTCCCAAGCGGCACTTCGTCTTCTCCGGCCCCTCGGGCACCGGCAAGACCACGGTGGCCCGGATACTCGGCCGGGTCTTCCACGCGCTGGGCGTGCTGGCGCACGACCGGCTGGTGGAGGCCCAACGGGCGGACCTGGTCGGCGAGTTCCTGGGCCAGACGGCGGTCAAGGCGAACCGTCTGATCGACTCGGCGCTCGGCGGGGTGCTCTTCATCGACGAGGCGTACAGCCTGGTGCACTCCGGCTACAGCAAGGGGGACGCCTACGGGGACGAGGCGCTCCAGGTCCTGCTGAAGCGGGCCGAGGACAGCAGGGAGCACCTGGTGGTGATCCTGGCTGGCTACCCGGAGGGCATGGACCGGCTGCTGGCCGCCAACCCGGGCCTGGGCTCGCGGTTCGCGACGCGCGTGGAGTTCCCCAGCTACCGGCCCGACGAACTCACCGCCATCGGCGAGCTGTTGGCGGCGGAGCACGGCGACTCCTGGGATCCGGAGGCGCTGGAGGAGCTGCGCAGCATCAGCGGCCATGTGGTGGCCGAGGGCTGGATCGACGACCTGGGGAACGGCCGTTTCCTGCGCACCCTCTACGAGTCCAGCTGTGCCTTCCGGGACGTCCGCCTCACGGAGTCAGGCGCCGCGCCGACCCGGCAGGAGCTGTCCACGCTGCGCCTGCCGGACCTGATGCTCGCCTACGGCGAGGTCCTCGCCGGCCGCGCCCGCCCCACGGACGACGAACTCCCCCCGCTGACCTGA
- a CDS encoding PH domain-containing protein — translation MTAERDALPLTIRPVVTRLVLLSTGLAVWGVLTLIAVLLPAGGAVSWGLGDRLAVSGSGLLVFAMLALLSRPRLSADDAGVTVVNLTTVRRLAWPEIVRVTLRPGDPWVTLDLADGSVLPVMAIQPGVSRRKALADARTLRSLADALGSAEDPAEGPVA, via the coding sequence GTGACCGCCGAACGGGACGCGCTGCCGCTGACCATCCGCCCCGTGGTCACCCGGCTGGTCCTCCTCTCCACCGGGCTCGCGGTCTGGGGTGTGCTCACCCTGATCGCGGTGCTGCTGCCGGCCGGCGGCGCGGTCAGTTGGGGGCTGGGGGACCGGCTGGCGGTCAGCGGCAGCGGGCTGCTGGTCTTCGCCATGCTGGCGCTGCTCAGCCGGCCCAGGCTGTCGGCCGACGACGCCGGCGTCACGGTGGTCAACCTGACCACCGTGCGCCGCCTGGCCTGGCCGGAGATCGTCCGCGTCACGCTCCGCCCCGGCGACCCGTGGGTCACCCTCGACCTCGCGGACGGCAGCGTGCTGCCCGTGATGGCCATCCAACCCGGCGTCTCCCGCCGCAAGGCCCTCGCCGACGCGAGGACGCTGCGCTCGCTCGCCGATGCCCTCGGCTCCGCCGAGGACCCGGCCGAAGGCCCGGTCGCCTGA
- the hisG gene encoding ATP phosphoribosyltransferase, with the protein MLRIAVPNKGSLSEPAAAMLHEAGYRQRKDRKELVLIDVDNQVEFFYLRPRDIAVYVGLGRLDIGITGRDLLLDSRADAEEIMRLGFAASTLRYATTPGTVSDVQEFNGLTVATSFAGVVGAHLAEHGVEASVVHLDGAVETAIQLGVAEVIADVVETGTTLRNAGLDIVGEPILESESVVIRRRGDTEQEAKVQQFLRRLQGVLVARRYVMMDYDIRTELVEKAVALTPGLESPTVSPLHDRGWAAVRSMVAVRDAQRVMDELYDLGARAILTTGIHAARL; encoded by the coding sequence ATGCTGCGCATCGCCGTTCCCAACAAGGGTTCCCTCTCCGAGCCTGCGGCGGCCATGCTCCATGAGGCGGGCTACCGGCAGCGCAAGGACCGCAAGGAACTCGTGCTGATCGACGTGGACAACCAGGTCGAGTTCTTCTACCTGCGCCCGCGCGATATCGCCGTCTATGTCGGCCTCGGCCGGCTCGACATCGGCATCACCGGGCGTGACCTGCTGCTGGACTCCCGCGCCGACGCCGAGGAGATCATGCGGCTCGGCTTCGCCGCCTCCACGCTGCGCTACGCCACCACGCCGGGGACGGTCTCCGACGTCCAGGAGTTCAACGGCCTGACGGTGGCCACCTCCTTCGCGGGGGTGGTCGGTGCGCACCTGGCCGAGCACGGTGTCGAGGCATCCGTGGTGCACCTGGACGGCGCGGTGGAGACGGCCATCCAACTCGGGGTGGCCGAGGTGATCGCCGACGTGGTGGAGACCGGCACCACGCTGCGCAACGCGGGCCTCGACATCGTCGGCGAGCCCATCCTGGAGTCCGAGTCGGTGGTCATCCGCCGCCGGGGCGACACCGAACAGGAGGCCAAGGTGCAGCAGTTCCTCCGCCGTCTCCAGGGCGTCCTGGTGGCGCGCCGCTACGTGATGATGGACTACGACATCAGGACGGAGCTGGTGGAGAAGGCCGTCGCCCTCACCCCGGGTCTTGAGTCGCCCACCGTCTCGCCGCTGCACGACCGGGGCTGGGCCGCGGTCCGCTCCATGGTGGCGGTGCGCGACGCGCAGCGCGTCATGGACGAGCTGTACGACCTGGGCGCGCGGGCCATCCTCACCACCGGCATCCACGCGGCCCGGCTGTGA
- a CDS encoding phosphoribosyl-ATP diphosphatase, translating to MANKTFDQLFAELQQKAAAGDPSTSRTAELVGAGVHTIGKKVVEEAAEVWMAAEHESADRTAEEISQLLYHLQVMMVARGISLDDVYAHL from the coding sequence ATGGCCAACAAGACATTCGACCAGCTCTTCGCAGAGCTACAGCAGAAGGCCGCCGCCGGCGACCCGTCCACCTCGCGCACCGCCGAGCTGGTCGGGGCCGGCGTCCACACCATCGGCAAGAAGGTCGTCGAGGAGGCCGCCGAGGTGTGGATGGCCGCCGAGCACGAGAGCGCCGACCGCACCGCCGAGGAGATCTCGCAGCTCCTCTACCACCTCCAGGTGATGATGGTCGCCCGGGGCATCTCGCTGGACGACGTCTACGCCCACCTCTGA
- the ribH gene encoding 6,7-dimethyl-8-ribityllumazine synthase, whose product MSGTGSPELTVSDATDLRVAVVAAQWHRTVMDGLLDGAQRALDEFGVTTRTVLSVPGSFELPVAAAVLARQGVDAVVALGVVIRGGTPHFEYVCQGVTEGLTRVSVDTGVPVGFGVLTCDTEAQALARAGLAGSVEDKGHEAASAAVATAAVLRAATEPGRWPVPPTP is encoded by the coding sequence GTGAGTGGGACAGGCTCCCCCGAGTTGACGGTCAGCGACGCCACCGACCTGCGGGTCGCCGTGGTGGCCGCCCAGTGGCACCGGACGGTGATGGACGGGCTGCTGGACGGCGCGCAGCGCGCCCTGGACGAGTTCGGCGTGACCACGCGCACCGTGCTGAGCGTCCCCGGCAGCTTCGAACTCCCCGTGGCGGCGGCCGTGTTGGCCCGTCAGGGAGTGGACGCCGTGGTCGCGCTCGGGGTGGTCATCCGGGGTGGCACGCCGCACTTCGAGTATGTCTGCCAGGGCGTCACCGAGGGCCTGACCCGGGTCAGCGTGGACACCGGCGTGCCGGTCGGCTTCGGCGTGCTCACCTGCGACACGGAGGCGCAGGCGCTCGCCCGCGCCGGCCTCGCCGGCTCCGTCGAGGACAAGGGACACGAGGCGGCCAGCGCCGCCGTCGCCACCGCCGCCGTGCTGCGGGCCGCGACCGAACCCGGGCGCTGGCCGGTGCCGCCCACGCCGTAG
- a CDS encoding bifunctional 3,4-dihydroxy-2-butanone-4-phosphate synthase/GTP cyclohydrolase II gives MNVARRAPEVPKTQSQPVTGHEASHDPVDEAPLDPIERAVADIAAGRPVVVVDDADRENEGDLVMAAELITPEIVAFMMSECRGLICVPMVPEELDRLDLPQMVEKNTESMATAFAVSVDAGPEHGVTTGISAADRAATIRLLADPAAGASDFARPGHVFPLRARTGGVLVRDGHTEAAVDLATLAGLRPAGVVVEIAGEDGTMLRLPALRSFARRYGLTLVSIADLVAYIEAQDAAEAPATAPAVHHEAVTALPTAHGAFRAHGYRSAADGVEHIALVNGDLGDGEDVLVRVHSECLTGDIFGSQRCDCGPQLATSLDRISAEGRGVVLYLRGHEGRGIGLLSKLRAYELQERGRDTLDANLELGLPADARDYAVGARILADLGVRSLRLMTNNPDKAEALTRHGLRVNGRLPLPISPGEHNLRYLRTKRDRMGHDLPWLDTAPVSACGNQ, from the coding sequence ATGAACGTCGCGCGACGGGCGCCCGAGGTGCCCAAGACGCAGTCCCAGCCCGTCACCGGGCACGAGGCGTCGCACGACCCGGTGGACGAGGCGCCGCTGGACCCGATCGAGCGGGCCGTCGCCGATATCGCGGCCGGCCGTCCCGTCGTCGTCGTCGACGACGCGGACCGGGAGAACGAGGGCGATCTGGTGATGGCCGCCGAGCTGATCACCCCCGAGATCGTCGCCTTCATGATGAGCGAGTGCCGGGGCCTGATCTGCGTGCCGATGGTCCCGGAGGAACTGGACCGGCTCGACCTGCCGCAGATGGTGGAGAAGAACACCGAGTCGATGGCCACCGCCTTCGCCGTCTCGGTGGACGCCGGCCCCGAGCACGGCGTCACCACCGGCATCTCCGCCGCCGACCGGGCGGCCACCATCCGGCTGCTCGCCGACCCGGCCGCTGGCGCGAGCGACTTCGCCCGCCCCGGCCACGTCTTCCCGCTGCGGGCGCGCACCGGCGGCGTGCTGGTCCGCGACGGGCACACCGAGGCCGCCGTCGACCTGGCCACGCTCGCCGGGCTGCGGCCCGCCGGCGTGGTGGTGGAGATCGCGGGCGAGGACGGCACCATGCTGCGGCTGCCCGCGCTGCGCTCCTTCGCCCGCCGGTACGGCCTGACCCTGGTCTCCATCGCCGACCTGGTCGCCTATATCGAGGCCCAGGACGCGGCCGAGGCGCCGGCCACGGCGCCGGCGGTGCACCACGAGGCGGTCACCGCGCTGCCCACCGCGCACGGCGCGTTCCGGGCCCACGGCTACCGTTCCGCCGCCGACGGCGTCGAACACATCGCGCTGGTCAACGGGGACCTGGGCGACGGTGAGGACGTCCTGGTGCGGGTGCACTCCGAATGCCTCACCGGGGACATCTTCGGCTCCCAGCGGTGCGACTGCGGGCCGCAGCTCGCCACCTCACTGGACCGGATCAGCGCCGAGGGGCGCGGCGTGGTGCTCTATCTGCGCGGGCACGAGGGGCGCGGCATCGGATTGCTCTCCAAGCTGCGCGCCTACGAGCTTCAGGAACGCGGACGGGACACCCTGGACGCCAATCTGGAGCTGGGACTGCCGGCCGACGCCCGCGACTACGCCGTGGGCGCGCGGATCCTCGCGGACCTCGGTGTGCGCTCCCTGCGCCTGATGACCAACAACCCCGACAAGGCCGAGGCGCTCACCCGACACGGCCTGCGGGTCAACGGCCGGTTGCCGCTGCCCATCTCACCGGGCGAGCACAACCTCCGCTACCTGCGGACCAAGAGGGACCGGATGGGCCACGACCTGCCCTGGCTGGACACCGCCCCGGTGTCCGCCTGCGGCAACCAGTAA
- a CDS encoding nicotinamide mononucleotide transporter family protein — protein MSLDQLNATAFEVFDQRVMWSDMVGNLAGLAALALGWRRSILTWPVQLLSGLILVAAYGAADLGGGVGKQLLVITVALWGWRQWRIGRRDTGDGQISVRFATWRERGALLAGAAVGTLLVGGLFTAFPELSWNPWPDAYIFVGTLVAMVAQARGLVEFWFAWLLVDLVGVPLAFSSGLPFSGLVYVVYLFLVIWGMRDWWRRTRERQETRPVVGTLEGASV, from the coding sequence ATGAGCCTCGACCAGTTGAACGCCACCGCGTTCGAGGTGTTCGACCAGCGGGTGATGTGGTCCGACATGGTCGGGAACCTCGCGGGGCTCGCCGCGCTCGCGCTCGGCTGGCGCCGCTCCATCCTCACCTGGCCCGTCCAACTGCTCTCCGGGCTGATCCTGGTGGCCGCCTACGGCGCGGCCGACCTCGGCGGCGGTGTGGGCAAGCAGCTGCTGGTGATCACCGTCGCCCTGTGGGGCTGGCGGCAGTGGCGGATCGGCCGGCGGGACACGGGGGACGGCCAGATCTCCGTCCGATTCGCCACCTGGCGGGAGCGCGGCGCGCTGCTCGCCGGCGCCGCCGTCGGCACCCTGCTGGTGGGCGGCCTGTTCACCGCCTTCCCCGAGCTCTCCTGGAACCCCTGGCCGGACGCCTATATCTTCGTCGGCACCCTGGTCGCCATGGTGGCCCAGGCCAGAGGGCTCGTGGAGTTCTGGTTCGCCTGGCTGCTGGTCGACCTCGTCGGCGTCCCCCTCGCCTTCAGCAGCGGGCTGCCGTTCTCCGGACTCGTCTATGTCGTCTACCTGTTCCTGGTCATCTGGGGGATGCGCGACTGGTGGCGGCGCACCCGTGAACGGCAGGAAACACGCCCCGTGGTGGGGACCCTGGAAGGAGCGTCGGTATGA